In Verrucomicrobiia bacterium, the DNA window GCGGAGCCTGTCCTGAGCAAAGCCGAAGGGTCGTGGCCGTCCGTAATCGCTCTCTGTAGTACTCTCTCGATGCAGTTTTTTTGGCACCCGGCCCTCTTAAAAACCCCCTAAAATTGGGTTCGTTTTCCAAAACGAACCCAATGGTTTTTCATCGCAGTTTCCATTCCAACTATCTCTCTTCCTGCCACTTCCGTCAATAATTTCTCCCGGGAAAATTGGGTTCGTTTGGTAGAATTGCACATTTCTAGCGTGATTCGCCCCATCTGTTGAAAACCCTGACCGTCCCGCTCGCAACCATGTCTCTTCACAATTCACGGAGGCATCCTAACCCGATGCCAAAAACTCCGTGAGCGCACTTTGGAAGCTTTGGAAGGTTTGGAAGCTCTTCTGCCAGGGCGCAAATATTCTCCCACTTCCACACACGTCATCGGCCAAATTGTCTAACGATCATCTTCGTGCCCTTCGTGTCTTCGTGGTGAAGAAGTCGCTTCCGGCTTGCATCCACCCGCCTAAATCGTTACACTACGTTGGTTCATTCAGCAGTCAGCGGTCGGAGTGTGGGCCATGACTCTCGAGGAACTCAGACTTCTGCGGGTGGTGCAAGGTGTCTTGGTGCGCAACTACGTCGACACCCAGAAGCTTGATGTGCAAGTAATTGGCTCTTCTGTTTATATCGAGGGTGAACTCCACATTTTCGACTACCATCCCGGCAAGAAGAATAGTGATGAAAGAGCCGAGAAAGACCTGAGCATGCAACGAACCCTCATGCATATCGAACAACAGATCCGCTGCCTCGGCGAGGTCTCGCACCTGCAGATGAAACTACGAAATTGGGAACGTCGCGGCATGCAGTGGGTGGCCAAGCACGAAACGTTCGGCTGATTCAGTGGGCTGCAGCCCCATTGACGCCGTTGGGCTTGGCGAATCCCTCCAGCGCGAACCACGCGTCGGGCAATTGGGTGCCATAATCACCTTCATATACCTCCAGGCGTGATTTCTGTTGGTTCGGCAACGATTGGCCCGGCGGCAAAACCGCCGCCTCCAAACCGCGCGGAATCCACGCCTCGCCGATCTTCTTGAAGCTGGTGACCGCGAAACGTCTCACCAGATTCTCGTTCTTATCAAATGCCTCCGCCCGCAGCAGCGCGTAATACTCCTTGTCGATCCAGATCTTGACGCGTGTGTACGGCTCGCCCTCCGCCGAAACCTCGATCGCAAAACAATCGCGGGCACGCACCCGGTCGTCCGCGTCGAGCAGCTTCGGATTCTCCCACCGCAAAAACGGCAACCCCAGGTCGTAATACGAGAACTCCGACCCCAACAGCCTCTCCGTTCGCTTCGCGCCGGCCAGCTCGCCAACACCGCGCAGATAAAAATGTGGGTCACCATTCACGGGCTGGACGACCAGCGCCTGGGTTTGTGGCGTACGATAGATGGTGCGCGTCTCCGTCGCTGTATTTTTCACGAGGATGTCCACCATCACGGGGTCCGCATCTCCCACGAACAAGCGGGCTTTCAAGGAAAAATCCTTCGCCGGCCGATTCGCCAGCACCTTTTGCAGAATTACCCGTGCATCCAGGTTGGTCGATGGGGAATCGGCGTACGCACTGAAGGAAAGCAAAACGGCCACGCTGAGGAGCGGGTAAATTCTCATTTCAACTCCCGGTTGTAGCGGAAAACGCTTGCGGGGACAAGCGTGCATCGTTAGCCTTGACAACGTGAAGCCTCTCGATGGTATCCGGGTCGTGGATCTTTCCCGCATTTTGGCGGGCCCCTATTGCTCCATGCTGTTGAGCGATTTCGGCGCGGAGATCATCAAGGTCGAAAACCCCGACAAGGGTGACGACACACGCGCCTACGGCCCCCCGTTCCTCGAGGGCGAGAGCGTGTACTTCCTCAGTATCAATCGCGGCAAGAAATCGCTGACGCTCAACCTCAAGACTCCTGAGGCCCGCGAAATCCTGAAAAAACTCATCCAGCAGTCGGACGTCTTGTTGGAAAATTTCCGCCGCGACTACCTGCAAAGCATCGGCTTCGGCTACGACGAGGTAGTGAAGTTGAATCCGAGAATCATCTACGCCTCGGTCACGGGCTACGGGCATACCGGTCCCTGGGCTGACCGCCCCGGCTACGACCTCGCCGTGCAAGGCCAAAGCGGCATCATGAGCCTCACCGGCGACCCCAAGGGCGAACCCTACAAAACGGGCACGTCGCTGGCCGACATCACCGCCGGCATCTACGCTACTCTCGGCATCCTCCTCGCCCTGCAAGCCCGCAACCGCACCGGCCAGGGCCAAAAGGTCGATGTGTCGTTGCTCGATGGACAAGTCTCGTTCCTCACGTATCAAGCCGGCATTTATTTCGGCACCGGCAAATCGCCAACGCGCAAAGGAAACCAGCACCCCACTATCGTGCCCTACGAAACCTTCAAGGCGAGCGATCGTTGGTTCAACCTCGCCGCTGGCAACGACCGTCTCTGGCAACAATTCTGTGATTTGATCGGACGCTCGGACTTGAAGACGCACGAGAAGTTTGCCACCAACCCGAAGCGTGTCCAGAACCACGCCGAGTTGCACCCGGTGTTGGAAAAGATTTTTTCGGGCAAAACCGCCGAGGAATGGCTCGCCATCCTGGAAAAAGGCGGTATTCCCTGCGGCCCCATCTATTCCGTCTCCGAGGTATTGGAACACCCGCAAGTGCGCGCCCGCGAAATGGTCGTCGAGCGTCCGCATCCGAAACTCAAATCAGTAAAAATGACCGGCGTGCCTATTAAATTGTCGGGAACCCCCGGCAACGCCGGCGACGCACCGCCAATGCTCGGACAACATACGCAAGAAGTCTTGCGCGACCTGGGCTACAAAGACGCCGACATCGACCGCTTGAAAAAAGCAGGCGCGATATGATTAACGGCATCGACCACATTGGTATTGCTGTCAAGAGCATCGACGAGGCAAAAAAATTCTGGGTCGACACCCTCGGCTTGAAATTCTCGCACATTGAGGAAGTCCCCGAACAAAAAGTCCGCGTGGCGATGCTGAAAGCCGGCGAGATGACCATTGAGTTGCTCGAACCCACCTCGCCTGACAGCCCCATCCATCGTTTCATCGAAAAACGCGGCGAAGGCATCCACCACCTGACCCTCGGTACGGACAACCTCATCGAGCAATTGAAAAAACTAAAGTCCGCCAACGTCAATCTTATCGACGAACAACCGCGCCTCGGCGCCGGCGGCGCCAAGATCGCGTTTCTCCACCCGAAATCCGCCCACGGCGTGCTCGTGGAACTCTGTGAGCCTCATGACTGAGCCACTCAAGAAGCGCGTATCTTTCGCCCCAATACTCTTGGGACTTATCATCGGCCTGTGGGTTGGATACGGGTTCTGCAGCTGGAAGAATAGCCAAGCGCGAAAGGCTGCGGTCGTTCTCAATGAAGGAAGATTTTTGGAAGGAATGTCCGAAGAATACGATGAGATCAACCGCTATTGGGATTCAAAGCCCGAGGTTGCACGCGCTTTGCTCGAACACGAACTTCGCGCGCATAAGCGATTGTTAGAAACAACAAGGCGGTCCAGTATTCCTCCTGCAATATTGACGGAAGACGTGATACGTAAGGATATGGGTATGATGCACATCAGGGTTGCGATCCTCTGCCGCAGAATGCACCAACCCGACTGCGTCTCCGAAAACCTTATTGAAGCGATGCAGTTAACGCATTGGTCATCTAACGACGTGTGGACTTCAATGGACAAGCTGGAAGACTCGGGCAAGAAGCATCGGCAGGTTTCGAATGAGTAAGTTGGATTCACGTATCGAACCGCCCGGCAAGTTTCCCTTCACGCGTGGCATTCACGCAACGATGTATCGCGGGAAATTGTGGACCATGCGCCAGTATGCCGGCTTCGGCACGGCGAAGGAAACGAACAAGCGCTACCAATATCTGCTCGGGCAGGGCCAGACTGGTCTTTCGATGGCGTTCGATTTGCCAACCCAGATCGGCTACGACAGCGATGATTCGATGGCCCTTGGTGAAGTGGGTCGCGTCGGCGTAGCGATCTCGTCGCTCGCCGACATGGAACAGGTTTTCACCGGCATCCCGCTCGACAAGGTCAGCACGTCGATGACGATCAACGCCACCGCCGGCATCCTATTGGCGCTCTACCTCGCCGTCGCCGAGAAACAAGACGTCCCGTGGTCCAAGGTCTCCGGCACCGTGCAGAATGACATTCTCAAGGAATACATCGCGCGCGGCACGTACATTTTCCCGCCCAAACCTTCCCTGCGCCTCATCGCCGACATCGTGGAATTCTGCGCGAAGGAAGTGCCGGGCTGGAACACGATCAGTGTCGGCGGCTATCACATGCGCGAGGCCGGTTGTACCGCCGCCCAGGAAATCGCCTTCACCCTTGCCGACGGGATCACCTACGTGCAAACATGTGTCGAGCGCGGCTTGAATGTCGACGACTTCGCCCCGCGCCTCGCATTCTTCTTCAACTGCCACAGCAATTTCTTCGAAGAGATCGCAAAATTCCGCGC includes these proteins:
- a CDS encoding CoA transferase, whose protein sequence is MKPLDGIRVVDLSRILAGPYCSMLLSDFGAEIIKVENPDKGDDTRAYGPPFLEGESVYFLSINRGKKSLTLNLKTPEAREILKKLIQQSDVLLENFRRDYLQSIGFGYDEVVKLNPRIIYASVTGYGHTGPWADRPGYDLAVQGQSGIMSLTGDPKGEPYKTGTSLADITAGIYATLGILLALQARNRTGQGQKVDVSLLDGQVSFLTYQAGIYFGTGKSPTRKGNQHPTIVPYETFKASDRWFNLAAGNDRLWQQFCDLIGRSDLKTHEKFATNPKRVQNHAELHPVLEKIFSGKTAEEWLAILEKGGIPCGPIYSVSEVLEHPQVRAREMVVERPHPKLKSVKMTGVPIKLSGTPGNAGDAPPMLGQHTQEVLRDLGYKDADIDRLKKAGAI
- the mce gene encoding methylmalonyl-CoA epimerase; this encodes MINGIDHIGIAVKSIDEAKKFWVDTLGLKFSHIEEVPEQKVRVAMLKAGEMTIELLEPTSPDSPIHRFIEKRGEGIHHLTLGTDNLIEQLKKLKSANVNLIDEQPRLGAGGAKIAFLHPKSAHGVLVELCEPHD
- a CDS encoding outer membrane lipoprotein-sorting protein; translation: MRIYPLLSVAVLLSFSAYADSPSTNLDARVILQKVLANRPAKDFSLKARLFVGDADPVMVDILVKNTATETRTIYRTPQTQALVVQPVNGDPHFYLRGVGELAGAKRTERLLGSEFSYYDLGLPFLRWENPKLLDADDRVRARDCFAIEVSAEGEPYTRVKIWIDKEYYALLRAEAFDKNENLVRRFAVTSFKKIGEAWIPRGLEAAVLPPGQSLPNQQKSRLEVYEGDYGTQLPDAWFALEGFAKPNGVNGAAAH